The Fundidesulfovibrio magnetotacticus genome has a window encoding:
- the trpA gene encoding tryptophan synthase subunit alpha: MSILTERIRSANASGRKAVIPYLPAGFPDRERFWAEVSALDAGGADVIEIGVPFSDPVADGPVVEAASLECLEHGVTLEWILAELGRRKGAFRAGIVLMGYYNPFLQYGLERLGRDCAAAGVGGLIVPDLPLEESGPLRAALAGTGTECICLVGLNTPPERLAEYARVARGFVYFVSVLGTTGVRESLPEEVLAKLAQVRPAFSVPVALGFGISRPAQVAPFGDLIDAAVVGSALIKRLREGGDGAGFMKDWREGASLG, encoded by the coding sequence ATGTCCATACTCACCGAACGCATCCGTTCCGCCAACGCGTCGGGCCGCAAGGCCGTGATTCCCTATCTTCCCGCCGGTTTCCCGGACCGTGAGCGGTTCTGGGCCGAAGTGTCGGCCCTGGACGCGGGCGGGGCCGACGTCATCGAGATCGGCGTGCCCTTCTCCGACCCCGTGGCCGACGGCCCGGTGGTGGAGGCGGCCAGCCTGGAGTGCCTGGAGCACGGCGTCACCCTGGAGTGGATCCTCGCGGAGCTGGGGCGTCGCAAGGGCGCGTTCCGGGCCGGGATCGTGCTCATGGGTTACTACAACCCCTTCCTGCAGTACGGCCTGGAACGCCTGGGACGCGACTGCGCGGCCGCCGGGGTGGGCGGGCTCATCGTGCCGGACCTGCCGCTGGAGGAATCCGGTCCCCTGCGCGCGGCCCTGGCGGGCACGGGCACGGAGTGCATCTGCCTGGTGGGGCTGAACACCCCGCCGGAGCGCCTGGCGGAGTACGCCAGGGTGGCGCGGGGCTTCGTGTATTTCGTCTCGGTTCTGGGCACCACGGGCGTGCGCGAGAGCCTGCCCGAGGAGGTGCTGGCCAAGCTGGCCCAGGTTCGCCCCGCCTTCAGCGTGCCCGTCGCGCTGGGCTTCGGCATCTCGCGGCCCGCGCAGGTGGCCCCGTTCGGGGACCTGATCGACGCGGCGGTGGTGGGCTCGGCGCTCATCAAGCGCCTGCGCGAGGGCGGCGACGGCGCAGGCTTCATGAAGGACTGGCGGGAGGGGGCCTCTCTGGGATAA
- a CDS encoding EamA family transporter: MWIVLMLVAALCQALKDLYLKRSVKGVEPVAVTWAYCLGTTLFLTVPVLAEPMPTLRPGFWTAIGVMGPLAALTLYLYVKALESSDLSLAAPMLTATPLFLLITSPLILGEFPDPAGIVGIACIVGGSYVLNLAKARRGSPLEPFRALMRDKGARLMLLVAFLWSVSANIDKVGLRNASPMFWILCAFGVTTAWLTPMVWRLSSRGFGQVRARPAELAAAGFLEAVTCWCQMQALTMAIVPYVISVKRMSAVFAVLLGWLVLREGNVRERLAGAALMVVGVFLIAFLG; encoded by the coding sequence ATGTGGATCGTGCTCATGCTCGTGGCGGCGCTGTGCCAGGCGTTGAAGGATCTCTACCTCAAGCGCAGCGTGAAGGGCGTGGAGCCGGTGGCGGTCACGTGGGCCTACTGCCTGGGCACCACGCTCTTTCTGACCGTGCCCGTGCTGGCCGAACCGATGCCCACGCTGCGGCCCGGATTCTGGACTGCCATCGGGGTGATGGGGCCGCTGGCGGCGCTGACGCTCTATCTCTACGTGAAGGCGCTGGAGTCCTCGGACCTGTCGCTGGCCGCGCCCATGCTCACGGCCACGCCGCTCTTTCTGCTGATCACCTCGCCGCTGATCCTGGGCGAGTTTCCGGACCCGGCGGGAATCGTGGGCATCGCGTGCATCGTGGGGGGCTCCTACGTGCTGAACCTGGCCAAGGCCCGGCGGGGCAGCCCCCTGGAGCCCTTCCGGGCGCTGATGCGCGACAAGGGCGCGCGGCTGATGCTCCTGGTGGCGTTCTTGTGGTCGGTGTCGGCCAACATCGACAAGGTGGGGCTGCGCAACGCCTCGCCCATGTTCTGGATCCTGTGCGCGTTCGGGGTCACCACGGCGTGGCTGACGCCCATGGTCTGGCGCCTGAGCAGCCGGGGCTTCGGCCAGGTGCGCGCCCGTCCCGCGGAGCTGGCGGCAGCGGGATTCCTTGAAGCCGTGACCTGCTGGTGCCAGATGCAGGCCCTGACCATGGCCATCGTGCCCTACGTGATCTCGGTGAAGCGCATGAGCGCGGTGTTCGCGGTGCTCCTGGGCTGGCTGGTGCTGCGCGAGGGCAACGTGCGCGAGCGGCTGGCTGGGGCGGCGCTCATGGTGGTGGGGGTTTTTCTCATCGCGTTTTTGGGGTAG
- a CDS encoding phenylacetate--CoA ligase family protein → MSQEHRFLPSLSEDELASVQAAGLNWTVEHAYRGSPAYREKLAGAGWAPGQKLSLEDLARLPLTSVEDLRQGYPLPLLSVPEERVARIHASSGTTGKRKVLAYTQADIDTWKLMFARCYELAGLTTLDRVQIAVGYGLWTAGAGFQLGCEHFGAMAVPVGPGNMEIHLQLLEDMGSTVLCSTASMALLMAEEVTKRRLKDKIRLKKAVFGAETHSPKMRERFQDMLGLEDSFDIVGMTELYGPGTGLECAAHQGVHYWADLYILEILDPETLAPVAPGEVGEMVVTTLRKEAAPLIRYRTRDLTRLIPGECPCGVKTPRHDKILGRSDDMIIFRGVNIYPGQIASVLEHFPEVGSEFRIHLFRKAGKDQMVLQVERRPGADPAMDQNLSEAVSEELRKQVLVRAWVEVMGQGELPRSFAKTRRVVDDREVSEQG, encoded by the coding sequence ATGTCGCAAGAGCACCGTTTCCTTCCCTCCCTCTCCGAGGACGAACTGGCCTCCGTCCAGGCGGCCGGGCTCAACTGGACCGTCGAGCACGCCTACCGGGGCTCTCCCGCCTACCGCGAGAAGCTCGCGGGCGCGGGCTGGGCGCCGGGCCAGAAGCTCTCCCTGGAGGACCTGGCCCGCCTGCCCCTGACCTCCGTGGAAGACCTGCGCCAGGGCTACCCCCTGCCCCTGCTCTCCGTGCCCGAGGAGCGCGTGGCGCGCATCCACGCCTCGTCCGGCACCACGGGCAAGCGCAAGGTGCTGGCCTACACCCAGGCCGACATCGACACCTGGAAGCTCATGTTCGCCCGCTGCTACGAACTGGCCGGGCTCACCACCCTGGACCGCGTGCAGATCGCCGTGGGCTACGGCCTGTGGACCGCCGGGGCCGGCTTCCAACTGGGCTGCGAGCACTTCGGGGCCATGGCCGTGCCCGTCGGGCCGGGCAACATGGAAATCCACCTCCAGCTCCTGGAGGACATGGGCTCCACGGTGCTCTGCTCCACGGCCTCCATGGCCCTGCTCATGGCCGAGGAGGTCACGAAGCGCCGACTCAAGGACAAGATCCGGCTGAAGAAGGCCGTGTTCGGAGCCGAGACCCACAGCCCCAAGATGCGCGAGCGCTTCCAGGACATGCTGGGCCTGGAAGACTCCTTCGACATCGTGGGCATGACCGAACTCTACGGCCCGGGCACGGGCCTGGAGTGCGCCGCCCACCAGGGCGTGCACTACTGGGCGGACCTCTACATCCTGGAAATCCTCGATCCCGAGACGCTCGCGCCCGTGGCCCCGGGCGAGGTGGGCGAGATGGTGGTGACCACGCTGCGCAAGGAGGCCGCGCCGCTCATCCGCTACCGCACGCGCGACCTCACGCGGCTCATCCCCGGCGAGTGCCCCTGCGGCGTGAAAACCCCCCGGCACGACAAGATCCTCGGCCGCTCCGACGACATGATCATCTTCCGGGGCGTGAACATCTACCCCGGCCAGATCGCCTCGGTGCTGGAGCACTTCCCCGAGGTGGGCAGCGAGTTCCGCATCCATCTCTTCCGCAAGGCCGGAAAGGACCAGATGGTGCTCCAGGTGGAGCGCCGCCCCGGCGCGGACCCCGCCATGGACCAGAACCTCTCCGAGGCCGTGAGCGAGGAGTTGCGCAAGCAGGTGCTCGTGCGCGCCTGGGTGGAGGTGATGGGCCAGGGCGAGCTGCCGCGCAGCTTCGCCAAGACCAGACGCGTGGTGGACGACCGC